A genomic window from Cucumis melo cultivar AY chromosome 8, USDA_Cmelo_AY_1.0, whole genome shotgun sequence includes:
- the LOC103484696 gene encoding alkane hydroxylase MAH1-like: MASISFLEILLPFIPFLLVLIFLSVKWKYNELPWNLPFFGMTLTILCNLHRIQDHFTHILRLSSSTFFFKGAWFADLDFFFTSDPSNIHHILSTNFERYPKGPDFKYIFEILGDGIFNSDSDVWKNLRKTAHSLVHDHKYLQFVEKITLKKVKSGLVPVLQTACENGSVLDLQDLFQRFSFDSTCMFVTGFDLQSLSLELPEVPFSKAMDDAEEVIFLRHFIPKKIWKFQNKLQIGPPMRMKQAWDTIDETVGKLIASKRESLQNQMKEEGDEQTEGVDLITSYITSSIDNDDDKFLRDTVLNFMIAGRDTLSSALSWFFFCLSNNPTVIEKIREELKLTIPTDEPHDQWRIFSIDELKKLVYFHGALCEALRLYPPVPFQHKVATQHDKLPSGHHIKPKTKIVFSLYALGRTSEVWGKDCLEFKPERWISEKGSIKHVPSYKFLAFNAGPRTCLGKEVAFTEMKIVAATIIHNYNIIQQIGHKVVPNPSIILHMKHGFKVNVTKRW; encoded by the coding sequence ATGGCTTCCATAAGCTTTCTAGAAATCCTTCTCCCTTTCATACCCTTTCTGTTAGTCCTTATTTTTCTATCTGTAAAGTGGAAATATAATGAACTTCCTTGGAATTTGCCTTTTTTCGGAATGACTCTCACTATCCTCTGCAATTTGCATAGAATTCAAGACCATTTCACTCATATTTTACGTCTTTCGTCTTCCACTTTCTTTTTCAAAGGTGCTTGGTTTGCTGATCTTGATTTCTTCTTTACATCCGACCCTTCAAACATCCACCATATTTTGAGCACCAACTTTGAGCGATACCCCAAAGGCCCTGATTTCAAGTACATCTTTGAAATTTTGGGAGATGGGATTTTCAATTCTGATTCTGATGTTTGGAAAAACCTACGAAAAACTGCTCATTCCTTGGTCCATGATCACAAATATCTTCAATTCGTGGAGAAAATTACTTTGAAGAAAGTGAAATCTGGGCTTGTTCCTGTTCTTCAAACTGCTTGTGAAAATGGGTCAGTGTTGGATTTGCAAGATTTGTTTCAAAGGTTCTCTTTTGATTCAACTTGTATGTTTGTCACTGGCTTTGACCTTCAAAGTTTATCTCTTGAATTACCTGAAGTTCCTTTTTCCAAGGCCATGGATGATGCAGAGGAAGTCATTTTTCTCCGACATTTTATTCCTAAGAAAATATGGAAATTTCAGAACAAACTCCAGATTGGACCGCCCATGAGGATGAAGCAAGCTTGGGATACCATAGATGAAACCGTCGGTAAATTGATAGCCTCCAAAAGGGAGAGCTTGCAAAATCAAATGAAAGAAGAGGGTGATGAGCAGACAGAAGGAGTCGATTTGATTACATCATATATTACAAGTAGTATAGACAACGATGATGATAAGTTTCTGAGAGACACCGTTTTAAATTTCATGATCGCAGGGAGAGATACTCTGAGTTCAGCTCTCTCttggtttttcttttgtctttcgAACAATCCAACTGTCATAGAAAAGATCAGAGAAGAGCTCAAACTAACGATTCCAACAGACGAACCTCATGATCAATGGCGGATATTTTCGATTGATGAGTTGAAGAAGCTAGTTTATTTTCATGGGGCTTTGTGTGAAGCACTTAGACTATATCCACCAGTTCCATTTCAACACAAGGTAGCTACGCAACACGATAAACTCCCAAGTGGTCATCACATAAAACCGAAAACAAAGATTGTGTTTTCATTATATGCATTGGGAAGAACGAGTGAAGTGTGGGGGAAAGATTGCTTGGAGTTTAAGCCAGAGAGATGGATTTCAGAGAAGGGAAGTATCAAACATGTGCCATCTTATAAATTTTTGGCATTTAATGCAGGGCCAAGAACTTGTTTGGGGAAAGAAGTGGCTTTTACTGAGATGAAAATAGTTGCAGCTACCATTATTCATAACTACAACATCATTCAACAAATAGGGCATAAAGTTGTTCCAAATCCTTCCATCATTCTTCATATGAAACATGGATTCAAGGTCAATGTTACAAAGAGATGGTAA
- the LOC103484697 gene encoding ABC transporter F family member 5 isoform X2 yields MDLTIKLHHLHLRSSFLTGSPLLDSRKTLFGSSQHHASNRTVPQSIGGNFKSIRASGLPNPRRANSRIEAVAVEASVAETSTKDDIESLFSSDSVDEFVDKRVFKQSNAGDSRISSGVKLENVSKSYKGATVLKNVSWEVKKGEKVGLVGVNGAGKTTQMRIIAGLEEPDSGNVMKAKANMKIAFLSQEFEVSLSRTVREEFLSAFKEEMEIATRLEKVQKALESAVEDLQLMGRLLDEFDLLQRRAQAVDLDEVDVKVSKLMPELGFSEEDSDRLVASFSGGWQMRMSLGKILLQEPDLLLLDEPTNHLDLDTIEWLEGYLNKQDVPMVIISHDRAFLDQLCTKIVETDMGVSRTYEGNYSQYVISKAEWIEAQNAAWEKQQKEIEQTKDLISRLGAGANSGRASSAEKKLERLQEADLVEKPFQRKQMKIRFPERGQSGRTVVSVKNLEFGFEDKLFNKANLIIERGEKIAILGPNGCGKSTLLKLIMGLEKPNGGEVLLGEHNVLPNYFEQNQAEALDLEKTVLETVEEVAEDWRIDDIKGLLGRCNFKTEMLDRKVSLLSGGEKARLAFCKFMVKPSTLLVLDEPTNHLDIPSKEMLEEAITEYSGTVITVSHDRYFIKQIVNRVIEVKDGNLQDYAGDYNYYLEKNLDARERELEREAELEEKAPKLKAKSKMSKAEKEARKKQKMQAFQQAKAKAKSKGLKNAKRWN; encoded by the exons ATGGACTTGACTATCAAGCTTCATCATCTTCACCTCCGCTCCAGTTTTCTCACCGGCTCACCTCTTTTGGATTCTCGGAAGACTCTATTTGGGTCTTCTCAGCATCACGCTTCGAATCGAACAGTCccacaatccattggaggtAACTTCAAAAGTATTAGAGCTAGTGGTTTACCCAATCCTAGAAGAGCGAATTCTAGAATTGAAGCAGTGGCCGTAGAAGCATCGGTTGCGGAAACTTCGACCAAAGATGATATTGAATCTTTGTTTTCCAGTGATTCTGTGGATGAATTTGTAGATAAACGTGTATTTAAACAGTCAAATGCTGGAGATTCTCGAATTTCGTCAGGTGTGAAGCTTGAAAATGTGAGTAAGAGCTATAAGGGTGCGACGGTATTGAAGAACGTGAGTTGGGAAGTTAAAAAAGGGGAAAAAGTTGGTTTGGTTGGTGTAAATGGTGCTGGAAAAACGACGCAAATGCGGATTATTGCTGGTCTCGAAGAGCCTGATTCAGGGAATGTGATGAAGGCAAAGGCGAATATGAAAATTGCATTTCTGAGCCAAGAATTTGAGGTTTCTTTGAGTAGGACAGTGAGGGAGGAGTTCCTGAGTGCGTTCAAAGAGGAAATGGAGATAGCAACAAGGTTGGAGAAGGTTCAGAAGGCATTGGAAAGCGCAGTGGAGGATTTACAGTTGATGGGGAGGCTACTGGATGAGTTTGATTTGCTTCAGCGGCGAGCACAAGCAGTTGACTTAGATGAAGTGGATGTTAAGGTCAGTAAGCTGATGCCAGAACTTGGATTTTCTGAGGAGGATTCAGACAGGTTAGTGGCATCTTTTAGTGGGGGGTGGCAGATGAGAATGTCGCTTGGGAAGATCTTACTTCAG GAGCCAGATTTGTTACTGTTGGATGAACCTACGAATCATCTTGATCTTGACACTATAGAGTGGCTTGAGGGTTATCTCAACAAGCAGGATGTGCCAATGGTTATCATTTCACATGACAGAGCTTTTCTAGATCAGCTGTGTACAAAAATAGTTGAAACTGATATGGGTGTATCAAGAACATATGAGGGAAATTATTCACAATATGTTATTTCAAAAGCTGAATGGATTGAAGCTCAAAATGCAGCATGGGAGAAGCAACAGAAGGAAATTGAACAGACTAAAGACTTGATAAGTCGGCTAGGTGCTGGAGCAAATTCCGGGCGTGCTTCCTCAGCTGAAAAG AAGTTAGAGAGGCTTCAAGAAGCGGATCTTGTAGAAAAGCCATTTCAAAGGAAACAGATGAAGATTAGGTTCCCTGAGCGTGGGCAgagtgggagaactgtggtgtcAGTTAAAAATTTGGAATTTGGCTTTGAAGATAAG TTGTTCAATAAAGCAAATCTTATCATTGAAAGGGGTGAGAAGATTGCCATTCTTGGCCCCAATGGATGTGGAAAGAGTACACTACTAAAATTGATAATGGGTTTGGAAAAGCCAAACGGAGGTGAAGTTCTGCTTGGGGAGCACAACGTGTTGCCTAATTATTTTGAACAAAATCAG GCTGAGGCACTTGATTTGGAAAAGACAGTGCTTGAGACAGTGGAGGAAGTTGCGGAGGACTGGAGAATTGATGATATAAAAGGTCTCCTTGGACGTTGTAATTTTAAAACTGAGATGCTTGATAGGAAGGTTTCGTTATTGAGTGGAGGGGAGAAG GCACGCCTTGCATTTTGTAAATTCATGGTAAAACCATCAACGTTGCTGGTATTGGATGAACCGACAAATCACTTGGATATACCTTCAAAAGAGATGCTCGAg GAGGCAATAACTGAATACAGTGGCACTGTCATCACTGTTTCTCATGATCGTTACTTTATAAAGCAAATTGTAAATAGAGTCATTGAAGTTAAAGACGGAAATTTACAGGATTACGCGGGTGACTACAAT TATTATCTGGAAAAGAATCTGGACGCCAGGGAAAGAGAGCTAGAACGTGAAGCAGAGCTTGAAGAAAAAGCTCCTAAGCTTAAAGCCAAATCCAAGATGTCTAAG GCCGAGAAGGAAGCACGAAAGAAACAGAAGATGCAAGCATTTCAGCAAGCGAAAGCGAAAGCTAAATCAAAAGGACTAAAGAATGCGAAGAGATGGAATTGA
- the LOC103484697 gene encoding ABC transporter F family member 5 isoform X4 — MDLTIKLHHLHLRSSFLTGSPLLDSRKTLFGSSQHHASNRTVPQSIGGNFKSIRASGLPNPRRANSRIEAVAVEASVAETSTKDDIESLFSSDSVDEFVDKRVFKQSNAGDSRISSGVKLENVSKSYKGATVLKNVSWEVKKGEKVGLVGVNGAGKTTQMRIIAGLEEPDSGNVMKAKANMKIAFLSQEFEVSLSRTVREEFLSAFKEEMEIATRLEKVQKALESAVEDLQLMGRLLDEFDLLQRRAQAVDLDEVDVKVSKLMPELGFSEEDSDRLVASFSGGWQMRMSLGKILLQEPDLLLLDEPTNHLDLDTIEWLEGYLNKQDVPMVIISHDRAFLDQLCTKIVETDMGVSRTYEGNYSQYVISKAEWIEAQNAAWEKQQKEIEQTKDLISRLGAGANSGRASSAEKKLERLQEADLVEKPFQRKQMKIRFPERGQSGRTVVSVKNLEFGFEDKLFNKANLIIERGEKIAILGPNGCGKSTLLKLIMGLEKPNGGEVLLGEHNVLPNYFEQNQAEALDLEKTVLETVEEVAEDWRIDDIKGLLGRCNFKTEMLDRKVSLLSGGEKARLAFCKFMVKPSTLLVLDEPTNHLDIPSKEMLEAITEYSGTVITVSHDRYFIKQIVNRVIEVKDGNLQDYAGDYNYYLEKNLDARERELEREAELEEKAPKLKAKSKMSKAEKEARKKQKMQAFQQAKAKAKSKGLKNAKRWN, encoded by the exons ATGGACTTGACTATCAAGCTTCATCATCTTCACCTCCGCTCCAGTTTTCTCACCGGCTCACCTCTTTTGGATTCTCGGAAGACTCTATTTGGGTCTTCTCAGCATCACGCTTCGAATCGAACAGTCccacaatccattggaggtAACTTCAAAAGTATTAGAGCTAGTGGTTTACCCAATCCTAGAAGAGCGAATTCTAGAATTGAAGCAGTGGCCGTAGAAGCATCGGTTGCGGAAACTTCGACCAAAGATGATATTGAATCTTTGTTTTCCAGTGATTCTGTGGATGAATTTGTAGATAAACGTGTATTTAAACAGTCAAATGCTGGAGATTCTCGAATTTCGTCAGGTGTGAAGCTTGAAAATGTGAGTAAGAGCTATAAGGGTGCGACGGTATTGAAGAACGTGAGTTGGGAAGTTAAAAAAGGGGAAAAAGTTGGTTTGGTTGGTGTAAATGGTGCTGGAAAAACGACGCAAATGCGGATTATTGCTGGTCTCGAAGAGCCTGATTCAGGGAATGTGATGAAGGCAAAGGCGAATATGAAAATTGCATTTCTGAGCCAAGAATTTGAGGTTTCTTTGAGTAGGACAGTGAGGGAGGAGTTCCTGAGTGCGTTCAAAGAGGAAATGGAGATAGCAACAAGGTTGGAGAAGGTTCAGAAGGCATTGGAAAGCGCAGTGGAGGATTTACAGTTGATGGGGAGGCTACTGGATGAGTTTGATTTGCTTCAGCGGCGAGCACAAGCAGTTGACTTAGATGAAGTGGATGTTAAGGTCAGTAAGCTGATGCCAGAACTTGGATTTTCTGAGGAGGATTCAGACAGGTTAGTGGCATCTTTTAGTGGGGGGTGGCAGATGAGAATGTCGCTTGGGAAGATCTTACTTCAG GAGCCAGATTTGTTACTGTTGGATGAACCTACGAATCATCTTGATCTTGACACTATAGAGTGGCTTGAGGGTTATCTCAACAAGCAGGATGTGCCAATGGTTATCATTTCACATGACAGAGCTTTTCTAGATCAGCTGTGTACAAAAATAGTTGAAACTGATATGGGTGTATCAAGAACATATGAGGGAAATTATTCACAATATGTTATTTCAAAAGCTGAATGGATTGAAGCTCAAAATGCAGCATGGGAGAAGCAACAGAAGGAAATTGAACAGACTAAAGACTTGATAAGTCGGCTAGGTGCTGGAGCAAATTCCGGGCGTGCTTCCTCAGCTGAAAAG AAGTTAGAGAGGCTTCAAGAAGCGGATCTTGTAGAAAAGCCATTTCAAAGGAAACAGATGAAGATTAGGTTCCCTGAGCGTGGGCAgagtgggagaactgtggtgtcAGTTAAAAATTTGGAATTTGGCTTTGAAGATAAG TTGTTCAATAAAGCAAATCTTATCATTGAAAGGGGTGAGAAGATTGCCATTCTTGGCCCCAATGGATGTGGAAAGAGTACACTACTAAAATTGATAATGGGTTTGGAAAAGCCAAACGGAGGTGAAGTTCTGCTTGGGGAGCACAACGTGTTGCCTAATTATTTTGAACAAAATCAG GCTGAGGCACTTGATTTGGAAAAGACAGTGCTTGAGACAGTGGAGGAAGTTGCGGAGGACTGGAGAATTGATGATATAAAAGGTCTCCTTGGACGTTGTAATTTTAAAACTGAGATGCTTGATAGGAAGGTTTCGTTATTGAGTGGAGGGGAGAAG GCACGCCTTGCATTTTGTAAATTCATGGTAAAACCATCAACGTTGCTGGTATTGGATGAACCGACAAATCACTTGGATATACCTTCAAAAGAGATGCTCGAg GCAATAACTGAATACAGTGGCACTGTCATCACTGTTTCTCATGATCGTTACTTTATAAAGCAAATTGTAAATAGAGTCATTGAAGTTAAAGACGGAAATTTACAGGATTACGCGGGTGACTACAAT TATTATCTGGAAAAGAATCTGGACGCCAGGGAAAGAGAGCTAGAACGTGAAGCAGAGCTTGAAGAAAAAGCTCCTAAGCTTAAAGCCAAATCCAAGATGTCTAAG GCCGAGAAGGAAGCACGAAAGAAACAGAAGATGCAAGCATTTCAGCAAGCGAAAGCGAAAGCTAAATCAAAAGGACTAAAGAATGCGAAGAGATGGAATTGA
- the LOC103484697 gene encoding ABC transporter F family member 5 isoform X3 produces the protein MDLTIKLHHLHLRSSFLTGSPLLDSRKTLFGSSQHHASNRTVPQSIGGNFKSIRASGLPNPRRANSRIEAVAVEASVAETSTKDDIESLFSSDSVDEFVDKRVFKQSNAGDSRISSGVKLENVSKSYKGATVLKNVSWEVKKGEKVGLVGVNGAGKTTQMRIIAGLEEPDSGNVMKAKANMKIAFLSQEFEVSLSRTVREEFLSAFKEEMEIATRLEKVQKALESAVEDLQLMGRLLDEFDLLQRRAQAVDLDEVDVKVSKLMPELGFSEEDSDRLVASFSGGWQMRMSLGKILLQEPDLLLLDEPTNHLDLDTIEWLEGYLNKQDVPMVIISHDRAFLDQLCTKIVETDMGVSRTYEGNYSQYVISKAEWIEAQNAAWEKQQKEIEQTKDLISRLGAGANSGRASSAEKKLERLQEADLVEKPFQRKQMKIRFPERGQSGRTVVSVKNLEFGFEDKQLFNKANLIIERGEKIAILGPNGCGKSTLLKLIMGLEKPNGGEVLLGEHNVLPNYFEQNQAEALDLEKTVLETVEEVAEDWRIDDIKGLLGRCNFKTEMLDRKVSLLSGGEKARLAFCKFMVKPSTLLVLDEPTNHLDIPSKEMLEAITEYSGTVITVSHDRYFIKQIVNRVIEVKDGNLQDYAGDYNYYLEKNLDARERELEREAELEEKAPKLKAKSKMSKAEKEARKKQKMQAFQQAKAKAKSKGLKNAKRWN, from the exons ATGGACTTGACTATCAAGCTTCATCATCTTCACCTCCGCTCCAGTTTTCTCACCGGCTCACCTCTTTTGGATTCTCGGAAGACTCTATTTGGGTCTTCTCAGCATCACGCTTCGAATCGAACAGTCccacaatccattggaggtAACTTCAAAAGTATTAGAGCTAGTGGTTTACCCAATCCTAGAAGAGCGAATTCTAGAATTGAAGCAGTGGCCGTAGAAGCATCGGTTGCGGAAACTTCGACCAAAGATGATATTGAATCTTTGTTTTCCAGTGATTCTGTGGATGAATTTGTAGATAAACGTGTATTTAAACAGTCAAATGCTGGAGATTCTCGAATTTCGTCAGGTGTGAAGCTTGAAAATGTGAGTAAGAGCTATAAGGGTGCGACGGTATTGAAGAACGTGAGTTGGGAAGTTAAAAAAGGGGAAAAAGTTGGTTTGGTTGGTGTAAATGGTGCTGGAAAAACGACGCAAATGCGGATTATTGCTGGTCTCGAAGAGCCTGATTCAGGGAATGTGATGAAGGCAAAGGCGAATATGAAAATTGCATTTCTGAGCCAAGAATTTGAGGTTTCTTTGAGTAGGACAGTGAGGGAGGAGTTCCTGAGTGCGTTCAAAGAGGAAATGGAGATAGCAACAAGGTTGGAGAAGGTTCAGAAGGCATTGGAAAGCGCAGTGGAGGATTTACAGTTGATGGGGAGGCTACTGGATGAGTTTGATTTGCTTCAGCGGCGAGCACAAGCAGTTGACTTAGATGAAGTGGATGTTAAGGTCAGTAAGCTGATGCCAGAACTTGGATTTTCTGAGGAGGATTCAGACAGGTTAGTGGCATCTTTTAGTGGGGGGTGGCAGATGAGAATGTCGCTTGGGAAGATCTTACTTCAG GAGCCAGATTTGTTACTGTTGGATGAACCTACGAATCATCTTGATCTTGACACTATAGAGTGGCTTGAGGGTTATCTCAACAAGCAGGATGTGCCAATGGTTATCATTTCACATGACAGAGCTTTTCTAGATCAGCTGTGTACAAAAATAGTTGAAACTGATATGGGTGTATCAAGAACATATGAGGGAAATTATTCACAATATGTTATTTCAAAAGCTGAATGGATTGAAGCTCAAAATGCAGCATGGGAGAAGCAACAGAAGGAAATTGAACAGACTAAAGACTTGATAAGTCGGCTAGGTGCTGGAGCAAATTCCGGGCGTGCTTCCTCAGCTGAAAAG AAGTTAGAGAGGCTTCAAGAAGCGGATCTTGTAGAAAAGCCATTTCAAAGGAAACAGATGAAGATTAGGTTCCCTGAGCGTGGGCAgagtgggagaactgtggtgtcAGTTAAAAATTTGGAATTTGGCTTTGAAGATAAG CAGTTGTTCAATAAAGCAAATCTTATCATTGAAAGGGGTGAGAAGATTGCCATTCTTGGCCCCAATGGATGTGGAAAGAGTACACTACTAAAATTGATAATGGGTTTGGAAAAGCCAAACGGAGGTGAAGTTCTGCTTGGGGAGCACAACGTGTTGCCTAATTATTTTGAACAAAATCAG GCTGAGGCACTTGATTTGGAAAAGACAGTGCTTGAGACAGTGGAGGAAGTTGCGGAGGACTGGAGAATTGATGATATAAAAGGTCTCCTTGGACGTTGTAATTTTAAAACTGAGATGCTTGATAGGAAGGTTTCGTTATTGAGTGGAGGGGAGAAG GCACGCCTTGCATTTTGTAAATTCATGGTAAAACCATCAACGTTGCTGGTATTGGATGAACCGACAAATCACTTGGATATACCTTCAAAAGAGATGCTCGAg GCAATAACTGAATACAGTGGCACTGTCATCACTGTTTCTCATGATCGTTACTTTATAAAGCAAATTGTAAATAGAGTCATTGAAGTTAAAGACGGAAATTTACAGGATTACGCGGGTGACTACAAT TATTATCTGGAAAAGAATCTGGACGCCAGGGAAAGAGAGCTAGAACGTGAAGCAGAGCTTGAAGAAAAAGCTCCTAAGCTTAAAGCCAAATCCAAGATGTCTAAG GCCGAGAAGGAAGCACGAAAGAAACAGAAGATGCAAGCATTTCAGCAAGCGAAAGCGAAAGCTAAATCAAAAGGACTAAAGAATGCGAAGAGATGGAATTGA
- the LOC103484697 gene encoding ABC transporter F family member 5 isoform X1, with amino-acid sequence MDLTIKLHHLHLRSSFLTGSPLLDSRKTLFGSSQHHASNRTVPQSIGGNFKSIRASGLPNPRRANSRIEAVAVEASVAETSTKDDIESLFSSDSVDEFVDKRVFKQSNAGDSRISSGVKLENVSKSYKGATVLKNVSWEVKKGEKVGLVGVNGAGKTTQMRIIAGLEEPDSGNVMKAKANMKIAFLSQEFEVSLSRTVREEFLSAFKEEMEIATRLEKVQKALESAVEDLQLMGRLLDEFDLLQRRAQAVDLDEVDVKVSKLMPELGFSEEDSDRLVASFSGGWQMRMSLGKILLQEPDLLLLDEPTNHLDLDTIEWLEGYLNKQDVPMVIISHDRAFLDQLCTKIVETDMGVSRTYEGNYSQYVISKAEWIEAQNAAWEKQQKEIEQTKDLISRLGAGANSGRASSAEKKLERLQEADLVEKPFQRKQMKIRFPERGQSGRTVVSVKNLEFGFEDKQLFNKANLIIERGEKIAILGPNGCGKSTLLKLIMGLEKPNGGEVLLGEHNVLPNYFEQNQAEALDLEKTVLETVEEVAEDWRIDDIKGLLGRCNFKTEMLDRKVSLLSGGEKARLAFCKFMVKPSTLLVLDEPTNHLDIPSKEMLEEAITEYSGTVITVSHDRYFIKQIVNRVIEVKDGNLQDYAGDYNYYLEKNLDARERELEREAELEEKAPKLKAKSKMSKAEKEARKKQKMQAFQQAKAKAKSKGLKNAKRWN; translated from the exons ATGGACTTGACTATCAAGCTTCATCATCTTCACCTCCGCTCCAGTTTTCTCACCGGCTCACCTCTTTTGGATTCTCGGAAGACTCTATTTGGGTCTTCTCAGCATCACGCTTCGAATCGAACAGTCccacaatccattggaggtAACTTCAAAAGTATTAGAGCTAGTGGTTTACCCAATCCTAGAAGAGCGAATTCTAGAATTGAAGCAGTGGCCGTAGAAGCATCGGTTGCGGAAACTTCGACCAAAGATGATATTGAATCTTTGTTTTCCAGTGATTCTGTGGATGAATTTGTAGATAAACGTGTATTTAAACAGTCAAATGCTGGAGATTCTCGAATTTCGTCAGGTGTGAAGCTTGAAAATGTGAGTAAGAGCTATAAGGGTGCGACGGTATTGAAGAACGTGAGTTGGGAAGTTAAAAAAGGGGAAAAAGTTGGTTTGGTTGGTGTAAATGGTGCTGGAAAAACGACGCAAATGCGGATTATTGCTGGTCTCGAAGAGCCTGATTCAGGGAATGTGATGAAGGCAAAGGCGAATATGAAAATTGCATTTCTGAGCCAAGAATTTGAGGTTTCTTTGAGTAGGACAGTGAGGGAGGAGTTCCTGAGTGCGTTCAAAGAGGAAATGGAGATAGCAACAAGGTTGGAGAAGGTTCAGAAGGCATTGGAAAGCGCAGTGGAGGATTTACAGTTGATGGGGAGGCTACTGGATGAGTTTGATTTGCTTCAGCGGCGAGCACAAGCAGTTGACTTAGATGAAGTGGATGTTAAGGTCAGTAAGCTGATGCCAGAACTTGGATTTTCTGAGGAGGATTCAGACAGGTTAGTGGCATCTTTTAGTGGGGGGTGGCAGATGAGAATGTCGCTTGGGAAGATCTTACTTCAG GAGCCAGATTTGTTACTGTTGGATGAACCTACGAATCATCTTGATCTTGACACTATAGAGTGGCTTGAGGGTTATCTCAACAAGCAGGATGTGCCAATGGTTATCATTTCACATGACAGAGCTTTTCTAGATCAGCTGTGTACAAAAATAGTTGAAACTGATATGGGTGTATCAAGAACATATGAGGGAAATTATTCACAATATGTTATTTCAAAAGCTGAATGGATTGAAGCTCAAAATGCAGCATGGGAGAAGCAACAGAAGGAAATTGAACAGACTAAAGACTTGATAAGTCGGCTAGGTGCTGGAGCAAATTCCGGGCGTGCTTCCTCAGCTGAAAAG AAGTTAGAGAGGCTTCAAGAAGCGGATCTTGTAGAAAAGCCATTTCAAAGGAAACAGATGAAGATTAGGTTCCCTGAGCGTGGGCAgagtgggagaactgtggtgtcAGTTAAAAATTTGGAATTTGGCTTTGAAGATAAG CAGTTGTTCAATAAAGCAAATCTTATCATTGAAAGGGGTGAGAAGATTGCCATTCTTGGCCCCAATGGATGTGGAAAGAGTACACTACTAAAATTGATAATGGGTTTGGAAAAGCCAAACGGAGGTGAAGTTCTGCTTGGGGAGCACAACGTGTTGCCTAATTATTTTGAACAAAATCAG GCTGAGGCACTTGATTTGGAAAAGACAGTGCTTGAGACAGTGGAGGAAGTTGCGGAGGACTGGAGAATTGATGATATAAAAGGTCTCCTTGGACGTTGTAATTTTAAAACTGAGATGCTTGATAGGAAGGTTTCGTTATTGAGTGGAGGGGAGAAG GCACGCCTTGCATTTTGTAAATTCATGGTAAAACCATCAACGTTGCTGGTATTGGATGAACCGACAAATCACTTGGATATACCTTCAAAAGAGATGCTCGAg GAGGCAATAACTGAATACAGTGGCACTGTCATCACTGTTTCTCATGATCGTTACTTTATAAAGCAAATTGTAAATAGAGTCATTGAAGTTAAAGACGGAAATTTACAGGATTACGCGGGTGACTACAAT TATTATCTGGAAAAGAATCTGGACGCCAGGGAAAGAGAGCTAGAACGTGAAGCAGAGCTTGAAGAAAAAGCTCCTAAGCTTAAAGCCAAATCCAAGATGTCTAAG GCCGAGAAGGAAGCACGAAAGAAACAGAAGATGCAAGCATTTCAGCAAGCGAAAGCGAAAGCTAAATCAAAAGGACTAAAGAATGCGAAGAGATGGAATTGA
- the LOC103484698 gene encoding uncharacterized protein LOC103484698 isoform X2: protein MDDRKEKTAPWLSVPQFGDWDQKGQLPDYSLDFSKLRENRKQNKRDVSRASLGNEEELIAKAAPPTTTDSFPTDNHHPYHHQSHHPPPTRKSILSCFNCCVKA from the exons ATGGATGATCGGAAGGAG AAAACTGCTCCCTGGCTTTCAGTGCCACAATTTGGAGACTGGGACCAGAAGGGACAGCTGCCTGACTACTCGCTTGATTTCTCAAAACTTAGGGAAAATAGGAAACAGAACAAGAGAGATGTGTCTCGGGCGAGTCTTGGAAATGAAGAGGAGCTGATTGCCAAAGCCGCACCCCCAACGACAACAGACTCTTTCCCTACTGATAATCATCACCCTTATCATCATCAGAGTCACCACCCCCCACCG ACAAGAAAGAGCATTTTAAGTTGCTTCAACTGCTGCGTGAAAGCTTAA
- the LOC103484698 gene encoding uncharacterized protein LOC103484698 isoform X1: MVPKFQRFSREKTAPWLSVPQFGDWDQKGQLPDYSLDFSKLRENRKQNKRDVSRASLGNEEELIAKAAPPTTTDSFPTDNHHPYHHQSHHPPPTRKSILSCFNCCVKA; the protein is encoded by the exons atggttccaaaatttcaacGCTTTAGCCGAGAG AAAACTGCTCCCTGGCTTTCAGTGCCACAATTTGGAGACTGGGACCAGAAGGGACAGCTGCCTGACTACTCGCTTGATTTCTCAAAACTTAGGGAAAATAGGAAACAGAACAAGAGAGATGTGTCTCGGGCGAGTCTTGGAAATGAAGAGGAGCTGATTGCCAAAGCCGCACCCCCAACGACAACAGACTCTTTCCCTACTGATAATCATCACCCTTATCATCATCAGAGTCACCACCCCCCACCG ACAAGAAAGAGCATTTTAAGTTGCTTCAACTGCTGCGTGAAAGCTTAA